In a single window of the Pseudoxanthomonas sp. F37 genome:
- a CDS encoding class I SAM-dependent methyltransferase gives MKEPYLTRFKQLILSGSASRDIHDAGDTPTAPGRDGARASAAFLMREVDRVRMHAAGLCVLLADHIATAAMVLDVGCGTGGTTVALALSALAPKRVIGVDADASTLEAAEVRALGHDLQPQRVSFQHVPAGEPLPFASASFDLVTCVSVLEFITLPAARERFIRELLRVLRPGGYLFLATPSPFRLRDYHSHRLFGDWRRTPGHPWATPPWVIARWLRGQERVPLAVYRVRRRRALRFAGPLAGLLQWAFPWQQWLVIRREAPGSERGAGTG, from the coding sequence ATGAAGGAACCCTATCTCACCCGCTTCAAGCAGTTGATCCTCAGCGGCTCGGCCAGTCGCGACATCCATGATGCGGGCGACACGCCCACGGCGCCCGGGCGCGACGGCGCGCGCGCCTCCGCGGCATTCCTCATGCGCGAGGTGGACCGCGTGCGGATGCATGCCGCCGGCCTGTGCGTGCTGCTGGCCGACCACATCGCCACGGCGGCCATGGTGCTGGACGTGGGCTGCGGCACCGGCGGGACGACCGTGGCACTGGCCTTGTCCGCGCTGGCGCCGAAGCGGGTGATCGGGGTGGATGCCGACGCCTCCACCCTGGAGGCCGCCGAAGTGCGCGCGCTGGGGCACGACCTGCAGCCGCAGAGGGTCTCGTTCCAGCATGTGCCGGCAGGCGAGCCCCTCCCGTTCGCGTCCGCGTCGTTCGACCTGGTCACCTGCGTCTCGGTGCTCGAATTCATCACCTTGCCGGCCGCGCGCGAGCGATTCATCCGCGAACTGCTGCGCGTGCTGCGCCCGGGGGGCTATCTGTTCCTGGCGACGCCCAGCCCGTTCCGCCTGCGCGACTATCACTCGCATCGCTTGTTCGGCGACTGGCGGCGCACGCCGGGGCATCCCTGGGCCACGCCGCCCTGGGTGATCGCGCGCTGGCTGCGCGGACAGGAACGGGTTCCGCTGGCGGTCTATCGGGTCAGGCGAAGGCGCGCCCTGCGTTTCGCGGGTCCATTGGCAGGGCTGCTGCAGTGGGCGTTCCCCTGGCAGCAGTGGCTGGTGATAAGGCGCGAAGCGCCGGGGAGCGAGCGCGGAGCAGGCACGGGATGA
- a CDS encoding glycosyltransferase: MRILIVTSQFPIAGEPHRGRPVYQTVRELSRLAEVKVLSPIATYPGWARPRSYLYRPAEHQAVAPGCDVDYVTYPALPAVSRPFNGHLCARALSRPVRAFAPDVVLAYWLYPDGYGALRAAREAGVPFLAGARGSDLRVRDAVSRRLTRPVVRAARRLLVVSEDLGRVAAEQYGADPERIRAIPNGCDAALFRPGDRQAARAALGLAQDAEVVLYVGRLVPEKGLRELVHATRRLLATRPRARVVLVGDGPLYAELAATLAAEPALPLQLAGSQAPAEVARWMVASDLVTLPSYSEGHPNVLVEALACGRPVVATPVGGIPEVVDAASGLLVPARDADALADALAEALAQDWDEAALARRFSRDWEQVARDTLLACEEALAERTGPARAAYAAGSA; this comes from the coding sequence ATGCGCATCCTGATCGTCACCTCCCAGTTCCCGATCGCCGGGGAGCCCCATCGCGGACGCCCGGTCTACCAGACCGTGCGCGAGCTGTCGCGACTGGCGGAAGTGAAGGTGCTCAGCCCCATCGCCACCTATCCGGGCTGGGCACGGCCGCGCAGCTATCTGTACCGCCCCGCGGAACACCAGGCCGTGGCACCGGGTTGCGACGTGGACTACGTCACCTACCCCGCGTTGCCGGCGGTCAGCCGTCCCTTCAACGGCCACCTGTGCGCGCGCGCCCTGTCCAGGCCCGTGCGGGCCTTCGCGCCCGACGTGGTGCTGGCGTACTGGCTGTATCCCGATGGCTATGGCGCGCTACGCGCCGCGCGCGAGGCGGGCGTACCGTTCCTCGCCGGCGCGCGCGGTTCCGACCTGCGCGTGCGCGATGCCGTCAGCCGTCGCCTGACCCGTCCGGTGGTGCGCGCCGCGCGCCGGTTGCTGGTGGTCAGCGAAGACCTGGGGCGCGTGGCCGCCGAGCAGTACGGCGCCGACCCCGAACGCATCCGCGCCATTCCCAACGGCTGCGATGCCGCCCTGTTCCGGCCCGGTGACCGCCAGGCCGCACGCGCGGCGCTGGGCCTGGCGCAGGACGCCGAGGTGGTGCTGTATGTCGGCCGCCTGGTACCCGAGAAGGGCCTGCGCGAGCTGGTGCACGCCACGCGTCGCCTGCTCGCCACCCGGCCGCGGGCGCGCGTGGTGCTGGTCGGCGACGGCCCGCTGTATGCCGAACTCGCCGCGACCCTGGCCGCCGAACCCGCGCTGCCGTTGCAGCTGGCGGGCAGCCAGGCACCGGCCGAGGTCGCGCGCTGGATGGTGGCCTCCGACCTGGTCACGCTGCCCAGCTATTCCGAAGGCCATCCCAACGTCCTGGTCGAAGCACTGGCCTGCGGCCGGCCCGTGGTGGCCACGCCGGTCGGCGGCATCCCCGAGGTGGTCGATGCGGCCAGCGGCCTGCTGGTCCCGGCCCGCGACGCGGACGCACTGGCGGACGCACTGGCGGAAGCCCTGGCGCAGGATTGGGACGAGGCGGCGCTTGCGCGCCGCTTCTCGCGCGACTGGGAACAGGTGGCACGCGACACGCTGCTGGCCTGCGAAGAAGCGCTCGCCGAACGCACGGGCCCGGCGCGCGCCGCGTATGCGGCCGGCTCGGCCTGA
- a CDS encoding acyltransferase: MGHETSTPSRMVELDALRGIAAVAVLGYHFTTRYQEQIGHVGGMPVNLLAGKYGVYLFFLISGFVIFMTLERTRTAADFVVSRFSRLFPAYWAAVLLTAAVVYTAGLPLQRLPAGQALLNFTMVQEILGAEHLDGSYWTLQIELFFYVQMLFWFVVGQLRRIHWIIGGWLLLATVEGLCEKYHWHFSYWVRELMILRFIPFFAIGILFYRLHRYPAEWRLDLTMLLCALLAIAVGERPIFLPVALACCAIFALFVRGHLRFLDSRLFVFLGSISYALYLVHQAIGFVVIHHLERHGVPAWLACMAAALATLALATLLHATIERPAMQRIRDAWRASRMQALSPR; this comes from the coding sequence ATGGGTCACGAAACGTCTACGCCCTCACGGATGGTGGAACTGGATGCCCTGCGCGGCATCGCCGCCGTCGCCGTGCTGGGCTACCACTTCACAACGCGGTATCAGGAACAGATCGGCCATGTGGGCGGCATGCCGGTGAACCTGCTGGCAGGCAAGTACGGCGTCTATCTGTTCTTCCTGATCAGCGGGTTCGTGATCTTCATGACGCTGGAACGCACGCGCACGGCGGCGGACTTCGTGGTGTCGCGGTTTTCCCGGCTGTTCCCGGCGTACTGGGCGGCCGTGCTGCTGACGGCGGCGGTGGTGTACACGGCGGGCCTGCCGCTGCAACGGTTGCCCGCGGGGCAGGCGCTGCTCAACTTCACCATGGTGCAGGAGATCCTGGGCGCCGAGCACCTGGACGGTTCCTACTGGACCCTGCAGATCGAGTTGTTCTTCTACGTGCAGATGCTGTTCTGGTTCGTGGTGGGACAGCTGCGGCGCATCCACTGGATCATCGGCGGCTGGCTGCTGCTGGCGACGGTGGAGGGCCTGTGCGAGAAGTACCACTGGCATTTTTCGTACTGGGTGCGGGAGCTGATGATCCTGCGCTTCATCCCGTTCTTCGCGATCGGCATCCTGTTCTACCGCCTGCACCGTTACCCGGCGGAGTGGCGGCTCGACCTGACGATGCTGCTGTGCGCGCTGCTGGCCATCGCCGTGGGCGAGCGCCCCATCTTCCTGCCGGTGGCGCTGGCGTGCTGCGCGATCTTCGCGTTGTTCGTGCGCGGGCACCTGAGGTTCCTGGACTCGCGCTTGTTCGTGTTCCTGGGGTCGATCTCCTACGCCTTGTACCTGGTGCACCAGGCGATCGGCTTCGTGGTGATCCACCATCTGGAGCGGCACGGCGTGCCGGCCTGGCTGGCATGCATGGCCGCAGCGCTGGCGACGCTGGCGCTGGCCACGCTGCTCCACGCCACGATCGAGCGCCCCGCCATGCAGCGCATCCGGGATGCATGGAGGGCGTCGCGGATGCAGGCGCTGTCGCCGCGATGA
- a CDS encoding oligosaccharide flippase family protein, with amino-acid sequence MTVTGQGGAGGLGKVASSAAYGIVGGLLGRAVGLVGTLLIARHLTPDIVAEVTVATVVALTGNWIAAWGCGQYVVVRGGEGRDAVFAATLVYLLAGVAMIALLWWARPWLALWMQAPRVADYLPGALLGIGIRRLGAIPDKLLARDMRFGRIALGSALGDVVYAVVAVSLVSTTPLGGQAMIIAFVAQSCVIAASTITAVPWRDWLWPVRVTTARLRDLLRFGAPVTGEIVLSEGARYWDKPWVLKLLGAHDAGSYGMAFNLAQLPAVYVGGHVGAVMMPAVVRALPGERPALMVRALAFAALFLFPMAAGLAACAPTLVATLLPATWHQVAPLLSVLAIASLPAAGSFILSSFLAAHARNHRLMWIEAATVASLAAMLWALSRAGVVVASLAVAVAALLQWGLTVRACRQDGLRLRGLVRPLLRVASGCAVMVLAVLAWRHAMGDRLAVALQLPAEVAVGAVVYGGVLWVGARDLVVDAFDALGLSRFLPESAIGEGGTR; translated from the coding sequence ATGACGGTAACAGGACAGGGGGGCGCGGGCGGACTGGGCAAGGTCGCTTCTTCGGCGGCGTACGGGATCGTGGGTGGATTGTTGGGACGCGCCGTGGGGCTGGTCGGCACGCTGCTGATCGCGCGCCACCTGACCCCGGACATCGTGGCGGAAGTCACCGTGGCCACGGTGGTGGCGCTGACGGGCAACTGGATCGCGGCATGGGGATGCGGGCAGTACGTGGTGGTCCGCGGCGGGGAAGGGCGGGACGCGGTCTTCGCCGCCACCCTGGTCTATCTGCTTGCGGGCGTGGCGATGATCGCGCTGCTGTGGTGGGCCCGTCCCTGGCTCGCGCTGTGGATGCAGGCGCCGCGGGTGGCCGACTACCTGCCCGGCGCCCTGCTCGGCATCGGAATCCGGCGCCTGGGGGCGATCCCCGACAAGCTGCTCGCCCGCGACATGCGCTTCGGCCGGATCGCGCTGGGCAGCGCACTGGGGGATGTGGTCTACGCCGTGGTGGCGGTGTCGCTGGTCAGCACCACCCCGCTGGGAGGGCAGGCGATGATCATCGCCTTCGTCGCGCAGTCCTGCGTGATCGCGGCCTCGACCATCACGGCGGTGCCCTGGCGCGACTGGTTGTGGCCGGTGCGCGTGACCACGGCACGGCTGCGCGACCTGCTGCGTTTCGGCGCGCCGGTGACCGGCGAGATCGTGCTGAGCGAGGGTGCCCGCTACTGGGACAAGCCCTGGGTGCTGAAGCTGCTCGGCGCGCACGATGCGGGCAGCTACGGCATGGCCTTCAATCTGGCCCAGTTGCCCGCGGTGTACGTGGGGGGGCATGTGGGCGCGGTGATGATGCCCGCCGTGGTCCGTGCGCTGCCGGGCGAGCGGCCTGCCTTGATGGTGCGGGCGCTGGCGTTCGCCGCGCTGTTCCTGTTCCCGATGGCCGCCGGGCTGGCCGCGTGCGCGCCCACCCTGGTGGCCACCCTGTTGCCGGCCACCTGGCATCAGGTGGCTCCGTTGTTGAGCGTGCTGGCCATCGCCTCGCTGCCGGCGGCGGGCAGTTTCATCCTGTCCTCTTTCCTGGCAGCGCATGCGCGCAACCACCGGCTGATGTGGATCGAAGCGGCGACGGTGGCCTCGCTGGCCGCCATGTTGTGGGCGCTGTCCCGGGCCGGCGTGGTGGTCGCGTCGCTGGCGGTGGCCGTGGCGGCGTTGCTGCAATGGGGCTTGACCGTGCGGGCCTGTCGCCAGGACGGCCTGCGCCTGCGGGGGCTGGTGCGGCCGTTGCTGCGCGTGGCGTCCGGGTGCGCCGTGATGGTGCTCGCCGTGCTGGCGTGGCGCCACGCGATGGGCGACCGGCTTGCGGTGGCGCTGCAACTGCCCGCGGAGGTCGCCGTGGGCGCGGTTGTGTATGGTGGCGTCCTGTGGGTGGGCGCGCGCGATCTGGTCGTCGATGCGTTCGACGCCCTGGGGCTGTCGCGCTTCCTGCCGGAAAGCGCGATCGGGGAAGGGGGAACGAGATGA